One genomic window of Phycisphaerales bacterium includes the following:
- a CDS encoding UDP-N-acetylglucosamine--N-acetylmuramyl-(pentapeptide) pyrophosphoryl-undecaprenol N-acetylglucosamine transferase — MSRKAHIGIAFLGGGSGGHIYPSLAVADAIAGLVPDARAVFLTGDRPADEQALANELAFDEPARRIALHARPPSARPIAMLRCVRAWGQAVRDAREALRDLKDASERVVAMSTGGYVSAPAAMAARAERVPLVLVSLDARIGKANRFVGRLAAHTLVGQDHAPSGWRAVGTIIGTRAIAPGPKADCRRVLGLEADQPTLLVMGGSQGATSINALVQALCTREAESLRAWQAIHLAGSQSAASDLQAAYDDAGVAARVLERLSPMGPAWGAADLALCRGGAGSVAEAHANAVPAVFLPYPYHRDQHQAANAQPLVDAGGAVVLEDRISPEANFTAVAPTLLDLMASADKRQAMADALRRAPRQDGAAECARIVVDAAVPC; from the coding sequence TTGAGCCGCAAGGCGCACATCGGCATCGCGTTCCTCGGTGGCGGCAGCGGCGGACACATCTACCCCTCGCTCGCCGTCGCCGACGCCATCGCCGGCCTCGTGCCCGACGCCCGCGCCGTCTTCCTCACCGGCGATCGACCCGCCGACGAACAGGCGCTCGCCAACGAGCTCGCCTTCGACGAGCCCGCCCGCCGCATCGCCCTGCACGCGCGCCCACCGTCGGCTCGCCCCATCGCCATGCTGCGATGCGTCCGCGCCTGGGGCCAGGCCGTTCGCGACGCTCGCGAAGCCCTGCGGGATCTCAAGGACGCCAGCGAGCGCGTCGTCGCGATGTCGACCGGCGGCTACGTCTCGGCCCCCGCCGCCATGGCCGCGCGCGCCGAACGCGTCCCGCTCGTGCTCGTGAGCCTGGACGCCCGCATAGGCAAGGCCAACCGCTTCGTCGGCCGGCTCGCCGCCCACACCCTCGTCGGCCAGGACCATGCGCCGAGCGGCTGGCGTGCCGTCGGCACCATCATCGGCACGCGCGCCATCGCGCCGGGCCCCAAGGCCGACTGCCGCCGCGTGCTGGGCCTCGAGGCTGATCAGCCGACCCTGCTCGTCATGGGCGGCAGCCAGGGCGCCACGTCGATCAACGCGCTCGTGCAAGCGCTCTGCACGAGGGAAGCCGAATCGCTGCGCGCGTGGCAGGCCATCCACTTGGCCGGCTCGCAGTCGGCCGCCAGCGATCTCCAGGCCGCCTACGACGACGCCGGCGTCGCCGCCCGCGTGCTCGAGCGCTTGAGCCCGATGGGCCCCGCGTGGGGCGCCGCAGACCTGGCGCTCTGCCGCGGCGGCGCGGGCTCGGTGGCCGAGGCCCACGCCAACGCCGTACCGGCCGTGTTCCTGCCCTACCCCTACCACCGAGACCAGCACCAGGCGGCCAACGCGCAACCGCTCGTCGATGCGGGCGGCGCGGTCGTGCTCGAAGACCGCATCTCGCCCGAGGCCAACTTCACTGCAGTCGCGCCGACGCTGCTCGACCTCATGGCCTCGGCGGACAAGCGACAGGCCATGGCCGACGCCCTGCGACGCGCCCCGCGGCAAGACGGCGCCGCGGAGTGCGCGCGCATCGTCGTCGACGCAGCCGTTCCTTGCTGA
- a CDS encoding GGDEF domain-containing protein, translating into MASDGATQSGATTNGPRQAQGPARIVLVGRTGLDGVLAAPASTEMVRVRSGMDALGEVSAWSRQTREHGGEQVVVLGEAIDADPTLLRARKLVDALRRLDPGVRVLAVGRPLESDQASRDDAFDGWLDIDDPVFSSRVLLHGRRAARSTPTPTPTPKRPVEVSAPPKPTAPPPPADDRRLVEMLLAGESIEAAAVDLASRRAGAPLSLRDASEATDDASCARIPGVADRVLVGPRAAHERLADAAEWLGGWLRLEARHRALENEANTDPLTGAWNRRHFERALTDAIDAAGEARRDLSVLVFDIDDFKRFNDEHGHEAGDEILREVVNLLQSVIRPTDKVCRIGGDEFAVIFDDPAGKREPTSRHPRSVVGLAKRFQKQVAAKRFPKLGDDAPGRLTISGGLATFPWDGLDVASLVRAADQRALEGKHQGKNAIELGPASDAEG; encoded by the coding sequence GTGGCCTCCGACGGAGCAACGCAATCCGGCGCGACGACCAACGGCCCGAGGCAGGCCCAGGGGCCGGCCCGCATCGTGCTCGTCGGCCGCACGGGCCTCGACGGCGTGCTGGCCGCTCCGGCGAGCACCGAGATGGTCCGCGTCCGCAGCGGCATGGACGCGCTGGGCGAGGTCTCGGCCTGGAGCCGACAGACGCGCGAGCACGGCGGCGAGCAGGTCGTCGTCCTGGGTGAGGCCATCGACGCTGACCCGACCTTGCTGCGTGCCCGTAAGCTCGTCGACGCCCTGCGACGGCTCGACCCGGGCGTCCGCGTGCTGGCCGTAGGCCGGCCGCTCGAGAGCGACCAGGCGAGCCGCGACGACGCGTTCGACGGCTGGCTCGACATCGACGACCCCGTCTTCTCGTCGCGTGTGCTCCTGCACGGCCGGCGGGCGGCGCGCTCGACGCCGACGCCGACGCCGACGCCGAAGCGTCCGGTCGAGGTCTCGGCGCCGCCGAAACCGACCGCCCCGCCGCCACCCGCCGACGATCGCCGCTTGGTCGAGATGCTCCTGGCCGGCGAGTCGATCGAGGCCGCCGCGGTCGACCTTGCCTCCCGCCGCGCGGGCGCACCGCTGTCCCTGCGCGATGCCTCTGAGGCAACGGACGATGCGAGCTGCGCGCGCATCCCCGGTGTTGCCGATCGCGTGCTCGTCGGCCCGCGCGCCGCGCACGAGCGACTGGCCGATGCCGCCGAATGGCTCGGCGGATGGCTCCGGCTCGAGGCCCGCCATCGCGCCCTGGAGAACGAGGCCAATACCGATCCACTCACCGGTGCCTGGAACCGCCGCCACTTCGAGCGCGCGCTGACCGACGCCATCGACGCGGCCGGCGAGGCACGCCGCGACCTGTCGGTGCTCGTCTTCGACATCGACGACTTCAAGCGCTTCAACGACGAGCACGGCCACGAGGCCGGCGACGAGATCTTGCGTGAGGTCGTCAACCTGCTGCAGAGCGTGATCCGCCCTACCGACAAGGTCTGCCGCATCGGCGGCGACGAGTTCGCCGTCATCTTCGACGACCCCGCCGGCAAGCGCGAGCCCACCAGCCGCCACCCGCGCTCGGTCGTTGGCCTCGCGAAGCGCTTCCAGAAGCAGGTCGCCGCCAAGCGATTCCCGAAGCTGGGCGACGACGCGCCGGGTCGCCTGACGATCTCGGGCGGGCTGGCAACGTTCCCCTGGGACGGCCTGGACGTCGCCTCGCTCGTACGCGCCGCCGACCAGCGAGCCCTCGAGGGCAAGCACCAAGGCAAGAACGCCATCGAGCTGGGGCCGGCGTCCGACGCCGAAGGCTGA
- a CDS encoding class I mannose-6-phosphate isomerase, whose amino-acid sequence MADAIQEPLPFVLEPRLFEKVWGGRRLATLGKDLPDGASVGESWELADLDATSASGAGGSGVSSIIARGALAGRSIRDAVEFWGADLLGPVGSLDGRFPLLVKYLDARENLSIQVHPSPAYAAAHAEAHVKTECWYVVEAEEHARILKGLAPGVTAADVGAAAREGGDVPAMLHSAPSRVGDLHTLPTGTIHALGAGTLVAEVQTPSDTTFRVYDWAREYGRQGRELHLEQAVECILGGPPPATRRLASGDDAGRLCALDAFSIDEARPHGGDEIPLSFDGRCQVLMLVSGVGEVVVEDDDDAALPVHAGHTIVVPAACADRVSFVCDPAAPLGGTRLLRIGVGKA is encoded by the coding sequence GTGGCTGACGCCATCCAAGAACCACTGCCGTTCGTGCTCGAGCCCAGGCTCTTCGAAAAGGTCTGGGGCGGTCGGCGTCTGGCCACGCTGGGCAAGGACCTGCCCGACGGCGCCAGCGTTGGTGAGAGCTGGGAGCTTGCCGACCTCGACGCGACGAGTGCGTCTGGCGCGGGTGGCTCGGGCGTGTCGTCGATCATCGCACGCGGCGCGCTCGCGGGCCGCAGCATCCGAGATGCAGTCGAGTTCTGGGGCGCTGACCTGCTCGGCCCGGTCGGGTCGCTCGACGGTCGTTTTCCGCTCCTGGTCAAGTACCTTGATGCGCGCGAGAACCTGTCGATCCAGGTGCACCCGAGCCCGGCCTATGCGGCGGCCCACGCCGAGGCGCACGTGAAGACCGAGTGCTGGTACGTGGTCGAGGCCGAAGAGCACGCCCGCATCCTGAAAGGCCTCGCACCCGGCGTGACGGCGGCCGACGTCGGCGCCGCAGCGCGCGAGGGCGGCGACGTGCCGGCGATGCTGCACAGCGCACCGTCGCGGGTGGGCGACCTGCACACGCTGCCGACGGGCACGATCCATGCGCTCGGCGCGGGCACGCTGGTGGCCGAGGTACAGACGCCCAGCGACACGACGTTCCGCGTGTACGACTGGGCGCGCGAGTACGGGCGGCAGGGGCGCGAGCTGCACCTGGAACAGGCCGTCGAGTGCATCCTCGGCGGGCCGCCGCCGGCGACCCGGCGGCTGGCGAGCGGCGACGATGCGGGACGGCTGTGCGCGCTCGACGCGTTCTCGATCGACGAGGCGCGGCCACACGGGGGCGACGAGATCCCGCTGAGCTTCGACGGGCGCTGCCAGGTGCTGATGCTCGTGTCGGGCGTGGGCGAGGTCGTGGTCGAGGACGACGACGACGCAGCGCTGCCCGTGCACGCCGGGCACACGATCGTCGTGCCGGCCGCATGCGCCGACCGCGTGTCGTTCGTGTGTGATCCCGCAGCGCCGCTGGGCGGCACGCGGCTGCTACGCATCGGCGTCGGCAAGGCCTGA
- a CDS encoding 3-hydroxyacyl-ACP dehydratase FabZ family protein, whose translation MPTVSSDTPATDPAGAPASAKGLLFPLGGIDLGSYVLDTAGVERILPHRGQMRLIDRLVWHNEGYTKAVAARSVSDDEFWVAGHFPGKPMFPGVLQIEAGAQLACFMFLARHKDPYLAAFLRIENAAFRSMVAPGDELILLGQEIKFGRRRFTANVQGVVENRLAFEATISGMAIDAVADPNANPGG comes from the coding sequence ATGCCGACCGTTTCGAGTGACACGCCCGCGACCGACCCCGCCGGCGCTCCCGCGAGCGCCAAGGGACTGTTGTTCCCGCTCGGCGGGATCGACCTGGGCTCGTACGTGCTCGACACGGCCGGCGTGGAGCGCATCCTGCCCCATCGAGGGCAGATGCGGCTGATCGACCGCCTGGTGTGGCACAACGAGGGCTACACCAAGGCGGTGGCCGCCCGATCGGTTAGCGACGACGAGTTCTGGGTGGCCGGGCACTTCCCGGGCAAGCCCATGTTCCCCGGCGTGCTGCAGATCGAGGCCGGCGCGCAACTCGCGTGCTTCATGTTCCTCGCGCGCCACAAGGACCCGTACCTCGCCGCATTCCTGCGGATCGAGAACGCGGCGTTCCGCTCGATGGTCGCGCCTGGTGACGAACTCATTTTGCTCGGCCAAGAGATCAAGTTCGGGCGGCGTCGCTTCACGGCGAACGTCCAGGGCGTGGTCGAGAATCGTCTCGCGTTCGAGGCGACGATCTCGGGCATGGCGATCGACGCCGTGGCTGACCCCAACGCCAACCCCGGCGGCTGA